In the genome of Pichia kudriavzevii chromosome 4, complete sequence, one region contains:
- a CDS encoding uncharacterized protein (PKUD0D00730; similar to Saccharomyces cerevisiae YCL057C-A (MOS1); ancestral locus Anc_1.8), which yields MSALQQQQQQQQQLTVPSSTIISSAWDVALSNAIVKTGLGFGGGVVLSVLLFKRRAFPVWLGVGFGLGRSYAEADSVFREAGIRRIDA from the coding sequence ATGTCTGCtctacaacaacaacaacaacaacaacaacagctcACTGTTCCTTCGTCCACCATCATTTCCTCCGCTTGGGACGTTGCCTTGTCGAACGCCATTGTCAAGACAGGCCTTGGTTTTGGAGGCGGTGTGGTTTTGTCTGTACTCTTGTTTAAGAGGAGAGCCTTCCCTGTCTGGTTGGGCgttggttttggtttggGCAGGTCCTACGCAGAGGCAGACTCTGTTTTCAGAGAGGCCGGTATTAGAAGAATCGATGCTTAG
- a CDS encoding uncharacterized protein (PKUD0D00740; similar to Saccharomyces cerevisiae YJR077C (MIR1); ancestral locus Anc_1.536): MSSSSAPVIPSFSVLDYSKFALAGAIGCGVTHGSMTPIDVVKTRIQLEPTVYNTGMVGSFKKIISQEGAGALLTGLGPTVLGYSIQGAFKFGGYELFKKIFIDYLGYDTASKYKDAVYIGSAATAEFFADIALCPLEATRIRLVSQPTFANGLVGGFSRILKEEGVGSFYAGFTPILFKQIPYNIAKFLTYERAAEAIYAAVGTPKDQLSSTATTGINLGAGVIAGCMAAFVSQPADTLLSKVNKTKKAPGQSTVGLLIQLAKELGVRGSFAGLPTRFVMVGTLTSLQFALYGSIKGALGCPAVVTLK; this comes from the coding sequence AtgtcttcctcttctgCACCAGTTATTCCTTCCTTCTCTGTTCTTGATTATTCCAAATTCGCCTTAGCAGGTGCTATTGGTTGTGGTGTTACTCATGGTTCCATGACTCCTATTGATGTTGTCAAGACTAGAATCCAACTAGAACCAACTGTTTACAACACCGGTATGGTTGGCTCCTTTAAGAAAATCATTTCTCAAGAAGGTGCTGGTGCCCTCTTGACTGGTTTAGGTCCAACTGTTTTGGGTTATTCCATTCAAGGTGCTTTCAAGTTTGGTGGTTACGAGTTGTTCAAGAAGATCTTTATTGACTACTTAGGTTACGATACCGCCTCCAAGTATAAGGACGCAGTCTATATTGGTTCTGCAGCAACTGCAGAATTCTTTGCCGACATTGCACTTTGTCCACTTGAAGCTACTAGAATTAGATTGGTCTCTCAACCAACTTTTGCTAATGGTTTAGTTGGTGGATTCTCCAGAATCTTAAAGGAAGAAGGTGTAGGATCCTTTTATGCTGGTTTCACCCCAATCTTGTTCAAGCAAATTCCTTATAATATTGCAAAGTTCTTGACTTATGAGAGAGCAGCAGAAGCTATCTATGCAGCTGTTGGTACTCCAAAGGATCAATTATCATCAACCGCTACCACCGGTATCAACTTGGGTGCAGGTGTCATTGCAGGTTGTATGGCTGCATTTGTCTCCCAACCAGCTGACACCTTGTTGTCCAAGGTCAACAAGACAAAGAAGGCACCAGGCCAATCCACAGTTGGATTGTTGATCCAATTGGCTAAGGAATTGGGTGTTAGAGGCTCCTTTGCAGGTTTACCAACAAGATTCGTCATGGTGGGTACTTTGACCTCCTTACAATTCGCCCTATACGGCTCTATCAAGGGTGCTCTAGGCTGTCCTGCAGTTGTTACTCTTAAATAG
- a CDS encoding uncharacterized protein (PKUD0D00745; Pfam Domains: RRM_1(1.6e-15)) → MSSLLEKSLDEIIGSSSKGPTRNRNAHKTGKRGGVNKPSHRGGRGARGNSRSGGHRGARPFGGSGSNGKATEIKVTNLHPDLTAQDLGKLMETIGPVVQVDLKFNTLGKSTGVAYVEFESSRDAREAIRRFDGRLAAGQIINVSTTMSLLDRIGGRQGQELRRERQAPKSKKNKPKAPPRKSLEDLDNELLQYMNGAAPVDAVGGQPAQEQAQGQTDMSVPADGSAEQQQQWGQVAAAVPAVGHVEDAGQGIASTEAHEIHGDEANGGAALDAFPVANNDVAME, encoded by the exons ATGTCTTCATTATTAGAAAAGTCATTGGATGAGATCATTGGATCGAGTTCAAAAGGTCCAACTAGA AACCGCAATGCGCACAAGACAGGCAAAAGAGGAGGAGTGAATAAGCCAAGCCATCGAGGTGGGCGTGGAGCTAGAGGTAATTCCAGAAGTGGAGGACACAGAGGTGCACGGCCCTTTGGAGGATCTGGTTCCAATGGGAAAGCGACGGAAATCAAGGTGACCAATCTACATCCCGATTTGACTGCGCAGGATTTGGGCAAATTGATGGAGACCATTGGGCCAGTTGTGCAGGTTGATTTGAAGTTCAATACGTTGGGCAAATCCACCGGTGTTGCCTATGTTGAGTTTGAATCGAGCAGGGATGCAAGAGAGGCGATCAGAAGGTTTGATGGCCGGTTAGCGGCGGGCCAGATCATCAACGTGTCAACCACGATGTCATTATTGGACAGAATTGGAGGCAGACAAGGCCAGGAGCTCAGAAGGGAGAGACAAGCTCCAAAGAGTAAGAAGAACAAGCCTAAGGCGCCTCCACGTAAATCCCTGGAAGATCTAGATAACGAGCTATTGCAGTACATGAACGGCGCAGCGCCGGTGGATGCTGTTGGAGGCCAACCAGCACAAGAACAAGCACAGGGGCAAACAGACATGTCAGTGCCAGCGGACGGGTCAGCTgagcagcaacaacagtgGGGACAAGTTGCTGCAGCGGTGCCTGCAGTTGGTCATGTTGAGGATGCAGGTCAAGGAATTGCGTCTACCGAAGCCCACGAAATACACGGTGATGAAGCCAACGGTGGTGCTGCTCTGGATGCATTCCCCGTTGCCAACAACGACGTTGCAATGGAGTAG